The Polyangiaceae bacterium genome includes a region encoding these proteins:
- a CDS encoding c-type cytochrome codes for MKKLFKWVSVAVSIPGSLLGAGLGFVYAGLPNAPAASDAPVSATPEAVERGRYLANHVAGCTDCHSSRDFSRYSGPLVPGTEGKGGQRFGRELGLPGTVYAPNITPAGVGAHSDGEVARAMTTGVAQDGRALFPLMPWQDFSHLCQSDADAIVAYLRTLSPKAGTVPEAQLDFPVSLLIRTLPKAAEPWACPDSTKDPLAAGKYLVTVGGCTHCHTQRDGNEPKAGMYLAGGTRIPLPTGGAVRSANITPDAETGIGRWTRAEFVARFAAYRDPKAAPRVEAGQPNTLMPWTFYAGMSDADLGAIYDYLKSVPAVHNPMLRFEP; via the coding sequence ATGAAGAAGCTGTTCAAGTGGGTTTCGGTCGCGGTCTCGATCCCGGGGTCCTTGCTCGGGGCTGGGCTCGGGTTCGTCTACGCGGGTCTGCCCAACGCGCCGGCGGCGAGCGACGCGCCGGTGTCGGCCACCCCGGAGGCGGTCGAGCGTGGGCGTTACCTGGCCAACCACGTCGCCGGCTGCACCGACTGCCACTCCAGCCGGGACTTCTCCCGCTACTCGGGGCCCCTGGTGCCGGGCACGGAGGGCAAGGGCGGACAGCGCTTCGGCCGGGAGCTCGGCTTGCCGGGCACCGTATACGCGCCGAACATCACCCCGGCCGGCGTCGGAGCTCACAGCGACGGAGAGGTCGCGCGCGCGATGACCACCGGAGTCGCCCAGGACGGGCGCGCGCTCTTTCCGCTGATGCCATGGCAGGACTTCTCACACCTCTGCCAGAGCGACGCCGACGCCATCGTCGCCTACCTGCGCACGCTCTCTCCGAAGGCCGGCACGGTGCCGGAGGCGCAGCTGGACTTCCCGGTGAGCCTGCTGATCCGCACGCTGCCGAAGGCCGCCGAGCCCTGGGCCTGCCCGGACAGCACGAAGGACCCCCTCGCGGCGGGCAAGTACCTGGTCACGGTCGGCGGCTGCACCCACTGCCACACCCAACGCGACGGCAACGAGCCCAAGGCCGGCATGTACCTGGCCGGCGGCACCCGCATCCCGCTCCCGACCGGCGGTGCGGTGCGCTCCGCGAACATCACCCCCGATGCGGAGACCGGCATCGGCCGCTGGACTCGGGCCGAGTTCGTCGCGCGCTTCGCCGCCTATCGCGATCCCAAGGCGGCGCCCAGGGTCGAAGCCGGGCAGCCGAACACGCTGATGCCCTGGACGTTCTACGCGGGCATGAGCGATGCCGACCTGGGCGCCATCTACGACTACCTGAAGAGCGTCCCCGCGGTGCACAACCCGATGCTGCGCTTCGAGCCCTGA